TCCCTGTAGGAGGTGAGATTtaagctgggacttgaagaaccACGGAATctgggaggtggaggggagaggggagaacaTTCCTGGCTGGGGTGGGGGTGCGCCCAGTTCATGGGTCACAAGAGTACAGCTCCCTTATGGGTGATGGATGATCTCAATGCGAAGCTCTGGGAGTTTGTCCTTTCCTGCCTTCCTATCCCATCTGATACTCCTGACCGTCAATTCCTGGATCCTTAGGATGGACTCTGATGCTGAGGCTTGAGCGGGAAAGTATTTACTGTGGCTCCCACCCCAGATCACtctcagacccagagatggagaATACATCTGCTCTCTGAGAAAACCTCCAGCTACTATGACCCAAGGAACAGCTGTCCCCAAGCTCCTCACCTTCTGAAGGCGAACATCTGCGTGGCCACTCCTCTGGTCTGAGTCTAGGACAAAGGTGCCATTGGGGTCTCCTTCCACAATGGAGAAGTCAATAAGGGTATACGCTGGGTCCAGGTCAGCATCTGTGGCTGTGACTGTGGCCACTCGTGTTCCTGGCACTGTATCCTCGGGAAGGCTGACTGGCCCATACTGAGAGCAAGAAATAGTGCATTACTCCAAGAGAGGCAGAAGAGTACAATGGAAAAACCATTAGGTCTAgtgtcaaaggacctgggttcaaatctctgctcTGGTCCTTATTGTGACCAGAAAAGGCATTTCttatctctggatctcagtttcctcatctagtaaAATGAGAGCGTttgactagatcatctctaagttcctttccagcaCTACATCCTCTAATCAGCCCCAGGATGAAGGGGATTTAATGtgatagaaggaaaggaaagaagcatttaagtgcctactatatgccaggcactgggctaagcacaaatattttctcatttgatcctcacaaccactctgagagacaggtgctattatcatgccaatttttacagttgagaaaactgaggcagacgtttaaatgacttgcccatagagACATAGCtggtgtctgagactggatttgaactcaggttttctgctctacccactgcactacctagccaTAGTGAGGAATTTGCTATCCTTCCCTCTGGGTCCTTGGCCCCTTTTACCAGCTTCCTCCTTCTCCATCCTCTTGGTTATATCACTCTCTTGTAGGTGTAGGAAGGGTGATGGCAGAGCATCAGTGGTTACCTGGGAGGCTGAGAACACAGGGGCATGGTCATTCACGTCCATCACCTTGATGCTAACTTCACAGGTGCTGCTCAGACCTAGAAGCCAGACAATCATTGAATGGCACAGTTAGAAAACATCTCCCAGAGGTCTACTTGTCACAGCCATCCCTGAGCGGAAGTCCCCATTATAAGatccagtgatggggaactcactccTTCCTTAGGCAGCCCATCCTGCCTTTGGGAATTTCTAAGTGGTAGGAAGTTTTCCCCTCTATTGAGCCTAAATCTACTTCTGCAGTCTGTCTTCTGGGGTAGTGCtagtgggagaaagagagggagtagATTATTAtcgtcattttacagataaggaaactaaaacatatagcagttaagtgacttttccaaggtcatacaataaAGGTCCGagggtgaatttgaactcagatcttcctgactgtaggtctAGCATTCTCTCTGCTGTATCACCTGATTGCCCTCCTCTGTACCGCACCCCCAATCccagagaaatgtgggaagatAGTGTTTGGGAAAGTCCAGGTCACATCTTCAGGGGAACCCTTATTCCTAAGAAAGAGACAGCAGACAAAAGGATAAGCAGAACATGGCTGCATCCCACTGAGTGGAAGCATATGAGCAGGGGGCCTTTCATCCCTGCAGCCACTAGATGGTCGGATCCCAGTGTTAGGCCCACATCAGTCACTCAGTCAATGAGCAGAGGCAGCATGCAAAGAACTATTTAGGcaaagtatttttgttgttgttcaggcgtctcagttgtgcccaactcatgacccattttggattttcttggcagagatactggagtgatttgccatttccttctccagctcatttgacagatgaggaaactgaggcaagcagggttgagtgacttgcccagggtcacacggctagttaAGTGTCagaagtctgatttgaactcagggagttgagtcttcctgactcctggctctGCACTGTATTCACAGCACCACTTAGGTGTCCACATGCAAGGTATGGGCAGTATAAATGTCTCAGAGGAAAGACTACTAGCATGAGGGGATACCAGGACAGATCTCCTGCAGAAAGTAGAACTTGAGtgaatctgtctttttttttttttttttaaacctgttatcttctgtcttagaatcagtataaggcagaagagaggtaaggactaggctgCTGGGGTTATATGACTTAGCCAAGGCCATACAGtgaggaagtctctgaggccagatctgaacccaggacctcccaactccaggctcgCCACTTCAACAGCCATGCTACCTAATTGCCCCAACACCGACATcttctcatcacctctcacctagactattgcaatagactTCCAGGGGTTGAAGTGACTTCCCCACTCATCTTCCCCATTAacccatcctccactcagctgtaaAAATGATTTTCCCCAAACCTGAGTCTGACCATTCCGCCTCCCTACCCAGTCAACTCCAACGGCTCCCTGTTATCTCCAA
This portion of the Gracilinanus agilis isolate LMUSP501 unplaced genomic scaffold, AgileGrace unplaced_scaffold20868, whole genome shotgun sequence genome encodes:
- the LOC123254390 gene encoding cadherin-16-like yields the protein MEGMAYSDPLVLTVFVTDENDNPPNCPLTDSPSEVLELSSSGTEVTRLQATDADDPNSPNAHVVYKLLSQEPPGPEGSSFSVDLHTGAVMVQDTPLRAGELYKLLVLAADLAGEEGGLSSTCEVSIKVMDVNDHAPVFSASQYGPVSLPEDTVPGTRVATVTATDADLDPAYTLIDFSIVEGDPNGTFVLDSDQRSGHADVRLQKVRSLGTAVPWVIVAGGFLREQMYSPSLGLRVIWGGSHSKYFPAQASASESILRIQELTVRSIRWDRKAGKDKLPELRIEIIHHP